In Zea mays cultivar B73 chromosome 7, Zm-B73-REFERENCE-NAM-5.0, whole genome shotgun sequence, the following proteins share a genomic window:
- the LOC103633204 gene encoding anthocyanidin 3-O-glucosyltransferase 2: MATPALVLLPEWGSGHLMSMLESCKRVLLSSSGGKAFSITLLVMRPPTAEATSEVEAHVRREAACGLDIRFHRLPAVEAPTDAVGVEEFIARYIGLHAPHVRDAVAAMACPVAALVLDLFAAPLVDVARGLGVPSYVFMSSTGAMLALMLHLPVLHESVPAVDFDEMEGDVPLPGLPPVPPDSMPCPVADKRSPNYACFVRLGDRFMDATGVIANTADELEPGPLAAVARGRCVPGRPAPPVYPIGPVLSLGGRSPSHECVAWLDAQPPGSVAFLCFGSMGWFDPPQVAEITAALERCGHRFLWVLRGPPSDASGSEHPTDANLDELLPEGFLERTGGKGLVWPTWAPQKEILAHPAVGGFVTHGGWNSVLESLWHGVPMAPWPLYAEQHLNAFQLVADMGVAVPLKVDRKRGNFVVAAELERAVRSLMDADGEQGRRAREKAARMKAVCRKAVEEGGSSHAALQRLAEALHDGAVIPKK, translated from the coding sequence ATGGCGACGCCCGCGCTGGTGCTCCTACCGGAGTGGGGGTCCGGCCACCTCATGTCCATGCTCGAGTCCTGTAAGCGCGTCCTCCTCAGCAGCAGCGGCGGCAAGGCCTTCTCCATCACCCTGCTCGTGATGCGCCCGCCGACGGCCGAGGCCACCTCCGAGGTGGAGGCGCACGTGCGGCGCGAGGCCGCGTGCGGGCTGGACATCCGCTTCCACCGCCTCCCCGCCGTGGAGGCCCCCACCGACGCCGTCGGGGTCGAGGAGTTCATCGCGCGCTACATCGGCCTCCACGCGCCGCACGTCCGTGACGCCGTGGCCGCCATGGCGTGCCCCGTGGCCGCGCTCGTGCTCGACCTCTTCGCCGCGCCGCTGGTGGACGTGGCGCGGGGCCTCGGGGTGCCGTCCTACGTCTTCATGTCGTCCACGGGGGCCATGCTCGCGCTCATGCTGCACCTGCCCGTGCTCCACGAGTCCGTCCCCGCCGTGGACTTCGACGAGATGGAGGGGGACGTGCCGCTGCCGGGGCTGCCGCCGGTGCCGCCGGACTCCATGCCGTGCCCCGTGGCGGACAAGAGGAGCCCCAACTACGCGTGCTTCGTGCGCCTCGGCGACCGCTTCATGGACGCCACGGGGGTCATCGCCAACACAGCGGACGAGCTCGAGCCGGGGCCCCTGGCGGCCGTCGCCCGGGGCCGGTGCGTGCCCGGCCGGCCCGCGCCGCCGGTGTACCCGATCGGCCCCGTGCTGTCGCTCGGCGGCCGCTCGCCGTCTCACGAGTGCGTCGCGTGGCTGGACGCGCAGCCGCCGGGGTCCGTTGCGTTCCTCTGTTTCGGGAGCATGGGGTGGTTCGACCCGCCGCAGGTTGCGGAGATCACTGCCGCGCTCGAGCGGTGCGGCCACCGCTTCCTGTGGGTCCTGCGGGGACCACCCTCGGACGCGTCCGGGTCGGAGCACCCGACGGACGCGAACCTCGACGAGCTGCTCCCGGAGGGGTTCTTGGAGAGGACGGGGGGCAAGGGCCTGGTGTGGCCGACGTGGGCGCCGCAGAAGGAGATCCTGGCGCACCCCGCCGTGGGCGGCTTCGTGACGCACGGCGGCTGGAACTCGGTGCTGGAGAGCCTGTGGCACGGCGTGCCCATGGCGCCGTGGCCGCTGTACGCGGAGCAGCACCTGAACGCGTTTCAGCTGGTGGCCGACATGGGCGTGGCCGTGCCGCTCAAGGTGGACAGGAAACGGGGCAACTTCGTGGTGGCCGCGGAGCTCGAGCGCGCTGTGCGGTCCCTGATGGACGCCGACGGCGAGCAGGGGAGGAGGGCGAGGGAGAAGGCCGCGCGTATGAAGGCCGTGTGCCGGAAGGCCGTGGAGGAGGGCGGGTCGTCGCACGCGGCGCTGCAGAGACTCGCAGAGGCGCTCCACGACGGCGCCGTGATCCCGAAGAAGTGA
- the LOC103633203 gene encoding anthocyanidin 3-O-glucosyltransferase 2, with the protein MASLNVLLLPEPGSGHLMSLIEAGKRLLGHGAGGGDGLGREFTVTVLVVRPPTPESAAEVGAHVRRVAESGIAGVRFHHLPAVEPPADCAGNLQEFKSRYLELHRPHVEAAARELGAAALVVDFFATAVLDVARGLAVPAYVYFTSTAALLALTLRLPALAETVAADFETFEGTVDVPGLPPVPAASVPGFLGRKDSPNFTWFVYHGRRFMDADGIVVNTVAELEPGLLAAIAGGRCVPGRPAPPLYPIGPVLNLGAGGGASGDEACVRWLDAQPRASVVFLCFGSLGWFDAAKAREAAAGLERSGHRFLWALRGPPAAGSRHPSDADLDELLPAGFLERTRGRGLVWPRWAPQKAVLAHPAVGGFVTHCGWNSTMESLWHGVPLAPWPLYAEQHLNAFELVAVVGVAVAMEVDRRRDNFVEAAELERAVRALMGGGEEGRKAREKAHEMKAACRKAVEERGSSYAALERLRHAIRKGANTATAHFKAPQPLI; encoded by the coding sequence atGGCGAGCCTCAACGTGCTGCTCCTCCCTGAGCCGGGCTCCGGCCACCTCATGTCGCTCATCGAAGCCGGGAAGCGCCTGCTGGGCCACGGCGCGGGCGGCGGGGACGGCCTGGGCCGGGAGTTCACGGTGACCGTCCTCGTCGTGCGGccgccgacgccggagtcggccGCCGAGGTGGGCGCGCACGTCCGGCGCGTCGCGGAGTCCGGCATTGCTGGCGTCCGGTTCCACCACCTCCCGGCCGTGGAGCCCCCGGCGGACTGCGCCGGCAACCTGCAGGAGTTCAAGTCGCGGTACCTGGAGCTCCACAGGCCGCACGTGGAGGCCGCGGCGCGGGAGCTCGGCGCCGCGGCGCTCGTGGTCGACTTCTTCGCCACCGCCGTGCTGGACGTGGCGCGCGGGCTCGCCGTGCCGGCGTACGTCTACTTCACCTCCACGGCCGCGCTGCTCGCGCTCACGCTGAGGCTGCCGGCCCTTGCCGAGACTGTCGCCGCCGACTTCGAGACGTTCGAGGGCACGGTCGACGTGCCGGGCCTGCCGCCCGTGCCCGCGGCAAGCGTCCCGGGGTTCCTGGGACGCAAGGACAGCCCCAACTTCACGTGGTTCGTTTACCACGGCCGGCGTTTCATGGACGCCGACGGCATCGTCGTCAACACGGTGGCCGAGCTCGAACCGGGGCTGCTCGCCGCCATCGCCGGAGGCCGGTGCGTGCCGGGACGGCCGGCGCCGCCGCTGTACCCGATCGGTCCGGTTCTCAACCTCGGTGCGGGGGGAGGTGCGTCCGGCGACGAGGCGTGCGTCCGGTGGCTCGACGCGCAGCCGCGTGCGTCGGTGGTGTTCCTCTGCTTCGGGAGCCTGGGCTGGTTCGACGCGGCGAAGGCGCGCGAGGCCGCGGCGGGGCTGGAGCGGAGCGGGCACCGGTTCCTGTGGGCGCTGCGCGGGCCTcccgcggccggatcgcggcaccCGTCGGACGCCGACCTGGACGAGCTCCTCCCCGCGGGGTTCCTGGAGCGGACCAGGGGCAGGGGCCTCGTGTGGCCGCGGTGGGCGCCGCAGAAGGCGGTGCTCGCCCACCCGGCCGTGGGCGGCTTCGTGACCCACTGCGGGTGGAACTCGACGATGGAGAGCCTGTGGCACGGCGTGCCGCTGGCGCCGTGGCCGCTGTACGCGGAGCAGCACCTGAACGCGTTCGAGCTCGTGGCCGTCGTGGGCGTGGCCGTGGCCATGGAGGTGGACAGGAGGCGCGACAACTTCGTCGAGGCCGCGGAGCTGGAGCGGGCGGTGAGGGCCCTCATGGGCGGCGGCGAGGAGGGGCGCAAGGCGCGGGAGAAGGCCCACGAGATGAAGGCCGCGTGCCGCAAGGCCGTTGAGGAGCGCGGGTCGTCGTACGCGGCGCTGGAGAGGCTGCGTCATGCGATTCGCAAGGGTGCAAATACAGCTACTGCTCATTTCAAGGCGCCGCAGCCGCTCATTTGA